A region of Ovis canadensis isolate MfBH-ARS-UI-01 breed Bighorn chromosome 19, ARS-UI_OviCan_v2, whole genome shotgun sequence DNA encodes the following proteins:
- the CMTM6 gene encoding CKLF-like MARVEL transmembrane domain-containing protein 6: MENGEVYRATTEAHPGPGRGARSGLAAYFTLSRLSGFRRLKILELVLSLLAFICEEVVSQCTLCGGLYFFEFVSCSAFLLSLLILIVYCTPVYDRVDPAKVKSSDFYITLGTGLVFFVASIIFALTHDNTITEIAAIVFGMLASLAYVADFSFMLREKCKEPQPRKGEAAVRREYLTEPLNA; the protein is encoded by the exons ATGGAGAACGGAGAGGTCTACCGAGCCACCACCGAGGCGCACCCGGGCCCCGGCAGAGGCGCCCGGAGCGGCCTCGCCGCCTACTTCACCCTGAGCCGGCTCTCGGGGTTCCGGCGACTCAAAATCTTGGAGCTG GTGCTGTCTCTCCTGGCCTTCATCTGTGAGGAGGTTGTGTCGCAGTGCACTTTGTGTGGAGGACTCTATTTCTTTGAGTTTGTCAGCTGCAGCGCCTTTCTGCTGAGTCTTCTTATCCTGATTGTGTACTGCACGCCAGTGTACGACAGAGTTGATCCCGCAAAAGTCAAGTCATCG gaTTTTTATATCACTCTGGGCACAGGACTGGTATTCTTTGTGGCATCCATCATTTTTGCTTTGACACATGACAATACCATAACTGAAATTGCTGCAATT GTGTTTGGGATGCTAGCAAGTCTTGCATACGTGGCTGACTTCTCCTTTATGCTCCGTGAAAAATGTAAGGAGCCGCAGCCGAGAAAAGGGGAGGCCGCTGTGAGGAGAGAGTACCTTACTGAACCTCTGAATGCTTAG